One Fontisphaera persica DNA window includes the following coding sequences:
- a CDS encoding SET domain-containing protein, which produces MEELYEIHDSPIHGRGGFARRDIPAGTRVLEYLGERITKAESLRRCEAHNAYIFHLDEEFDLDGLVPWNPARFLNHSCAPNCEAVMEHGRIWIVALRDIRAGEELTFNYGYDLVDYQDYPCHCGAPNCVGFMVAEEFHPRLRERQARAPADALPSPATGL; this is translated from the coding sequence ATGGAAGAGCTTTACGAAATCCACGACTCGCCCATTCATGGGCGCGGTGGTTTTGCGCGGCGGGACATCCCCGCCGGCACGCGCGTGCTGGAATACCTGGGCGAACGCATCACCAAGGCCGAGTCGCTGCGGCGTTGCGAAGCCCACAATGCCTACATTTTCCATTTGGACGAGGAATTTGACCTGGACGGCCTGGTGCCGTGGAATCCAGCCCGTTTTCTCAATCACAGTTGCGCGCCCAACTGCGAGGCCGTCATGGAGCACGGACGAATTTGGATTGTGGCTTTGCGGGATATTCGGGCGGGCGAAGAACTCACTTTTAATTACGGCTACGATTTGGTGGATTACCAGGACTACCCCTGCCACTGCGGCGCGCCCAATTGTGTGGGTTTCATGGTGGCCGAGGAGTTTCACCCGCGGTTGCGCGAACGCCAGGCCCGCGCGCCGGCCGACGCCCTGCCGTCGCCGGCCACCGGCCTTTAA
- a CDS encoding class I SAM-dependent methyltransferase, protein MNELPRALQLALESSGGALTFARFMELALYHPELGYYERREHTPGRRGDFFTSVSTGPLFGELLAHRFARWLAEPVLGEHPALVEAGAHDGRLAADVLTALHQHYPELARRVVYYVLEPSDTRAAWQAETLASFAAQVRRARSWEDLPRPLRGVIYSNELLDALPVHRLGWDAARQEWFEWGVRPGCGGLVWTRLALSSPALAPDLPQVLLEVLPEGFTVEAPVAALEWWRTAALLLAPGGRLMTLDYGSAQAGTLDPRRPQGTLRAFWRHTLQDDLLARPGEQDLTADVNFAAVEEAGRAAGLVTETLEKQGPFLTRLALELGEKLAWTAARRRQFMTLTHPQHMGERFCVLVQRRP, encoded by the coding sequence ATGAATGAACTGCCGCGCGCCCTCCAACTGGCGCTGGAATCCAGCGGCGGCGCGCTGACTTTTGCGCGCTTCATGGAGCTGGCGCTTTATCATCCGGAGCTGGGGTACTACGAGCGGCGGGAGCACACTCCCGGCCGGCGGGGCGACTTTTTCACCAGCGTCAGCACCGGCCCGCTCTTTGGTGAATTACTGGCGCATCGCTTTGCCCGCTGGCTCGCCGAGCCGGTCCTTGGGGAGCATCCGGCGCTGGTGGAAGCCGGAGCGCACGACGGCCGGCTGGCGGCCGACGTCCTCACCGCCCTGCACCAGCATTATCCCGAGCTGGCCCGCCGCGTGGTCTATTACGTATTGGAACCCTCCGACACTCGCGCCGCCTGGCAGGCCGAAACGCTGGCCTCTTTTGCCGCGCAGGTGCGCCGCGCCCGTTCCTGGGAGGACCTGCCCCGGCCGCTGCGCGGGGTCATTTACTCCAATGAACTGCTGGACGCCTTGCCGGTACACCGTTTGGGGTGGGATGCGGCGCGGCAGGAATGGTTTGAATGGGGCGTCCGCCCGGGATGCGGCGGACTGGTTTGGACGCGGTTGGCCTTGAGTTCACCCGCGCTGGCGCCTGACTTGCCCCAGGTATTGCTGGAGGTGTTGCCGGAAGGTTTCACGGTGGAGGCGCCGGTTGCCGCCCTGGAATGGTGGCGCACCGCCGCCCTGCTGCTGGCCCCCGGCGGGCGTCTGATGACCTTGGATTATGGCAGCGCGCAGGCTGGGACGCTGGACCCCAGGCGCCCGCAGGGCACCCTGCGGGCCTTCTGGCGCCACACCTTGCAGGATGATTTGCTGGCGCGCCCTGGCGAGCAGGACCTGACTGCGGATGTGAACTTTGCCGCGGTGGAGGAAGCCGGCCGGGCGGCGGGATTGGTGACCGAAACGCTGGAGAAACAAGGCCCCTTCCTGACCCGCCTGGCCCTGGAGCTGGGGGAAAAGTTGGCATGGACAGCCGCCCGCCGCCGGCAGTTCATGACGCTCACCCATCCTCAGCACATGGGCGAGAGATTTTGCGTGCTGGTGCAGCGGCGTCCTTAA
- a CDS encoding type IV pilus twitching motility protein PilT, translating to MRRNELDYILNRMLDYHPDVSDLNMTVDKPLQVEHDGELRPVQIDPPIEKLTPFQTETIALNLIGGNRRLMEDLLRSGSCDASYGVEGRARFRVNIFSQRGHYSCVLRKLNTKIPTLKELGMPEIFFQVAKEKTGLVLVTGATGSGKSTTLAALLNEINETRSIHIITLEDPVEFVHPQKKATFNQREMGNDFDTFSSGLRAALRQAPKIILVGEMRDRETVEIGLSAAETGHLVLSTLHTIDAGQTINRILGMFEPEEQEQVRVRLADTLRWVISQRLVPKVGGGRYALLEIMGNNIRTKDSIIHGESEGKSFYEIIEAAYPFGWRHFDHACLEAYENGIITEEVALLSASKRAIVSRGIDNIKKKRGEVTSSYTDLQMKKTEEKKTDVPIPPVLKLK from the coding sequence ATGCGACGCAACGAATTGGATTACATCCTGAACCGGATGCTCGATTATCATCCGGATGTCTCCGACCTCAACATGACGGTGGACAAGCCGCTGCAGGTGGAGCACGACGGCGAGCTGCGGCCGGTTCAGATTGACCCCCCCATAGAAAAGCTCACGCCGTTTCAGACCGAAACCATCGCGCTCAACCTCATTGGCGGCAACCGCCGCCTGATGGAGGATTTGCTCCGCAGCGGCTCGTGTGACGCCTCCTACGGCGTGGAGGGCCGGGCGCGCTTCCGCGTGAACATCTTCAGCCAGCGCGGCCATTACTCCTGCGTGCTGCGCAAACTGAACACCAAAATCCCCACCCTCAAGGAGCTGGGCATGCCGGAGATTTTTTTCCAGGTGGCCAAGGAAAAAACCGGCCTGGTGCTGGTCACCGGCGCCACCGGCTCGGGCAAGAGCACCACGCTGGCGGCGCTGCTGAACGAAATCAACGAAACCCGCTCCATCCACATCATCACCCTGGAAGACCCGGTGGAGTTTGTGCATCCGCAGAAAAAGGCCACCTTCAACCAGCGGGAAATGGGGAATGACTTTGACACCTTCTCCAGCGGCTTGCGCGCCGCCCTGCGCCAGGCTCCCAAGATTATTCTGGTGGGTGAGATGCGCGACCGGGAGACGGTGGAAATTGGCCTCAGCGCCGCCGAAACCGGCCACTTGGTGCTCAGCACGCTCCACACCATTGACGCCGGCCAGACCATCAACCGCATCCTGGGCATGTTTGAGCCGGAGGAACAGGAGCAGGTGCGCGTGCGGCTGGCGGATACGCTGCGGTGGGTCATCAGCCAGCGCCTGGTGCCCAAGGTGGGCGGCGGCCGCTATGCACTGCTCGAAATCATGGGCAACAACATCCGCACCAAGGATTCCATCATCCACGGCGAGAGCGAGGGCAAGAGCTTCTACGAAATCATCGAGGCCGCCTATCCGTTCGGCTGGCGGCACTTTGACCACGCCTGCCTGGAGGCCTACGAAAACGGCATCATCACCGAGGAAGTCGCGCTGCTCTCGGCCAGCAAACGCGCCATTGTCAGCCGCGGCATTGACAACATCAAGAAGAAGCGCGGCGAGGTCACCAGCTCGTACACGGATTTGCAGATGAAAAAGACGGAGGAGAAAAAGACGGACGTTCCCATCCCGCCGGTGCTCAAACTCAAATAA
- the trpD gene encoding anthranilate phosphoribosyltransferase: protein MLRELTQQLRAAIALTPEQVNLAVQGLTSESEAVEAKADFLSALAQKGETLEEITAFARALRALAVPVELPPELRQQEILDVVGTGGDRAHTLNFSTMSALICAAAGLRVAKHGNRAATSRCGSADVLEALGIPVDLPPAEAVAALQAHHFAFFFAPRYHPAFRHMAPARKLCAERGQRTIFNFLGPLLNPARPSAQLMGVPRPELCEPLARVLQGLGVRRGMVVCGQAGALWLDEMSTVGETVVAEFYHDHAHAVSRLAPSQWPLQPATLADLQGGDPAQNAQAARDLLSGRDRSPRRDAVLLNAGAALFVGGAARTITDGIELAARLVDEGVVTRKMAELSRQA, encoded by the coding sequence GTGTTGCGCGAATTGACCCAACAACTGCGTGCCGCCATTGCCCTGACACCGGAGCAGGTCAACCTTGCCGTTCAAGGATTGACCAGCGAAAGCGAGGCGGTGGAAGCCAAGGCCGATTTTCTCAGCGCGCTGGCCCAAAAAGGCGAGACCCTCGAGGAAATCACCGCCTTTGCCCGGGCCTTGCGCGCCCTGGCCGTGCCGGTGGAATTGCCGCCTGAGCTGCGGCAGCAGGAAATTCTGGACGTGGTGGGCACGGGCGGGGACCGTGCGCACACGCTCAATTTTTCCACCATGTCGGCCCTGATTTGTGCCGCGGCCGGCCTGCGGGTGGCCAAGCATGGCAATCGCGCCGCCACGTCCCGCTGTGGCAGCGCTGATGTGCTCGAGGCGCTGGGGATTCCCGTGGATTTGCCGCCGGCGGAAGCCGTGGCGGCGTTGCAGGCGCATCATTTCGCGTTTTTCTTTGCGCCGCGCTACCATCCCGCCTTTCGTCACATGGCACCCGCCCGCAAGCTCTGCGCCGAGCGTGGCCAGCGCACCATCTTCAACTTTTTGGGGCCGCTGTTGAATCCAGCCCGGCCTTCGGCCCAGCTTATGGGCGTGCCGCGGCCGGAGCTTTGCGAGCCACTGGCGCGGGTGTTGCAGGGGCTGGGCGTGCGGCGCGGCATGGTGGTGTGCGGGCAGGCGGGAGCGTTGTGGCTGGATGAAATGTCCACCGTGGGGGAAACCGTCGTGGCCGAGTTTTACCACGACCATGCCCACGCCGTGAGCCGGCTGGCGCCGTCCCAGTGGCCGCTGCAACCGGCCACCCTGGCGGATTTGCAGGGAGGCGACCCCGCCCAAAATGCGCAGGCCGCCCGTGATTTGTTAAGCGGGCGCGACCGCAGCCCCCGGCGCGACGCCGTGCTGCTTAACGCGGGCGCGGCGTTGTTCGTGGGGGGCGCCGCCCGCACCATCACCGACGGCATCGAGCTGGCGGCGCGGCTCGTGGATGAAGGGGTGGTGACCCGAAAAATGGCAGAACTGAGCCGGCAGGCTTGA
- a CDS encoding protein-L-isoaspartate(D-aspartate) O-methyltransferase produces the protein MKMQLTARRPYGILLLAMMSWWSFWGCDSAPEPPNPGGAADAFAQARRRMVEQQLAGFGRDITNRRVLEVMGQVPRHEFVPANVVREAYEDYPLPIGHGQTISQPYIVAFMTQCLEPQPHHRVLEIGTGSGYQAAVLSPLVKEVYTIEIIEPLARQAEATLKRLGYTNVMVKAGDGYLGWPEHAPFDSIIVTCAPEKVPEPLVRQLKEGGRMIIPVGPLHAQDLYLLVKEKDRVRQQAVLPVRFVPMTRK, from the coding sequence ATGAAAATGCAATTAACAGCCCGCCGTCCCTATGGCATCTTGCTACTGGCAATGATGAGCTGGTGGTCGTTTTGGGGTTGCGATTCCGCGCCAGAGCCGCCCAATCCGGGAGGCGCAGCGGACGCCTTTGCCCAGGCCCGGCGCCGGATGGTGGAGCAGCAATTGGCGGGCTTCGGTCGTGACATCACCAACCGGCGCGTGCTCGAAGTCATGGGGCAGGTGCCCCGCCATGAATTTGTGCCGGCCAACGTCGTGCGCGAGGCTTACGAGGATTACCCCCTGCCCATCGGGCACGGCCAGACCATTTCCCAGCCCTACATCGTGGCTTTCATGACACAATGCCTGGAGCCGCAGCCGCATCATCGGGTCCTGGAAATCGGCACCGGCAGCGGCTATCAGGCCGCCGTACTCTCGCCGCTGGTCAAGGAGGTGTACACCATCGAAATCATTGAGCCGCTGGCCCGCCAGGCCGAGGCCACCCTGAAACGGCTGGGCTATACCAACGTCATGGTCAAGGCGGGCGATGGCTACCTGGGCTGGCCGGAGCACGCCCCCTTTGACTCCATCATCGTCACCTGCGCGCCGGAAAAAGTGCCGGAGCCGCTGGTGCGCCAGCTCAAGGAGGGCGGCCGCATGATTATCCCGGTGGGGCCGCTGCACGCGCAGGACCTGTACTTGCTGGTCAAAGAGAAGGACCGCGTCCGCCAGCAGGCTGTCCTGCCGGTGCGCTTTGTACCGATGACCCGCAAATAA
- a CDS encoding ExbD/TolR family protein, with the protein MRRFSQRNPLVTLSEINITPLLDLAFVLLIIFVITTPLLEKSIRLNLPEGGRTEPQRPNRDDIQTVEISPTGQYRLRGRPMTLAQIEEELARAFRANPNTIIYVRADQDGPYKYVAALIDMCERRGMTRLSLRTQGEPR; encoded by the coding sequence ATGCGGCGGTTCAGCCAAAGAAACCCTCTGGTCACGCTGAGTGAAATCAACATCACTCCGCTGCTGGACCTTGCCTTTGTGCTGCTCATCATTTTTGTCATCACCACGCCACTCCTGGAAAAGAGCATCCGCCTGAATCTCCCCGAGGGCGGGCGCACCGAGCCGCAACGCCCCAATCGGGATGACATTCAGACGGTCGAGATTTCGCCCACCGGCCAGTACCGTTTGCGGGGGCGGCCGATGACGCTGGCGCAAATCGAGGAGGAGCTGGCCCGGGCGTTTCGGGCCAATCCCAACACCATCATTTATGTGCGGGCGGACCAGGACGGGCCATACAAGTATGTGGCGGCGTTGATTGACATGTGCGAACGCCGCGGCATGACCCGCCTGAGCCTGCGCACCCAGGGCGAACCCCGGTAA
- a CDS encoding MotA/TolQ/ExbB proton channel family protein, translated as MAAQMELISIWTWATTEAKIIIILLIVLSITAWSVMAAKALQMRRAKKLNAFFSAEYRRQPNVLAVYDRNLPVEGCPLYSVYLEGCSALEARLRQPDGQGRKTFVSLKAMEHVKRALEGAVASQSLQLESGLITLALAVSGAPFLGLLGTVWGVMSTFSHVALKGEATLATMAPGVAAALITTVAGLLVAIPSMFGYNYLVHNLRAMTVQLDNFAQDLASRMEAEYLEEK; from the coding sequence ATGGCAGCCCAAATGGAATTGATTTCCATTTGGACGTGGGCGACCACGGAAGCAAAAATCATCATCATTCTGTTGATTGTGCTGTCCATCACCGCGTGGTCGGTGATGGCCGCCAAAGCCTTGCAAATGCGGCGCGCGAAAAAGCTCAACGCCTTTTTCTCCGCCGAGTATCGCCGGCAGCCCAATGTCCTGGCCGTCTATGACCGCAACCTCCCGGTGGAGGGTTGCCCGCTGTATTCCGTCTATCTGGAAGGCTGCTCGGCGCTGGAGGCGCGACTGCGCCAGCCGGACGGCCAGGGACGCAAAACCTTTGTTTCGTTGAAGGCGATGGAGCACGTGAAACGCGCGCTGGAGGGGGCGGTGGCCTCGCAAAGCCTGCAACTCGAGAGCGGGTTAATCACGCTGGCCCTGGCGGTCAGCGGCGCGCCGTTCCTGGGGCTGCTGGGCACGGTGTGGGGCGTGATGAGCACCTTCAGCCATGTGGCCTTGAAGGGCGAGGCCACGCTGGCCACCATGGCCCCCGGCGTCGCGGCGGCCCTCATCACCACCGTGGCCGGCCTGCTGGTCGCCATCCCTTCCATGTTTGGATATAATTATCTGGTGCACAATTTGCGCGCCATGACGGTGCAATTGGACAACTTTGCCCAGGACCTCGCCTCGCGGATGGAGGCGGAGTATCTGGAAGAAAAATAG
- the deoC gene encoding deoxyribose-phosphate aldolase, whose protein sequence is MKYTYEELAGMLDHSLLHPTLTDQEMEEGCRLAARYRVASVCVKPYFVKRAAELLRGTGVKVGAVVAFPHGNSATEVKRYETRVACQDGAVEIDMVINVGKALSGDWDYVEADIRAVCEEAHAHGAKVKVIFENDYLPNDDIKIRLCQVSERAGADWVKTSTGYGFVKGPDGKYSYRGATEHDLRLMRAHVSPAVQVKAAGGVRDLDTLMLVRDLGCTRCGATASAAMLEEYKKRAAGEGAASGQASLGSGGY, encoded by the coding sequence ATGAAATATACCTATGAAGAACTGGCGGGGATGCTGGACCATTCGCTGCTGCATCCCACGCTGACCGACCAGGAAATGGAGGAGGGCTGTCGGCTGGCCGCTCGTTATCGGGTGGCCTCGGTGTGTGTCAAGCCGTACTTCGTCAAGCGCGCCGCCGAGCTGCTGCGCGGCACGGGGGTCAAAGTGGGCGCGGTGGTGGCCTTCCCCCACGGCAACAGCGCCACGGAGGTCAAACGTTATGAAACCCGTGTGGCCTGTCAGGACGGCGCGGTGGAGATTGACATGGTCATCAATGTGGGGAAGGCCCTCAGCGGCGATTGGGATTACGTGGAGGCCGACATCCGGGCCGTCTGCGAAGAAGCCCACGCCCACGGCGCCAAGGTGAAGGTCATTTTTGAAAACGATTACCTGCCCAACGACGACATCAAAATCCGCCTCTGCCAGGTCAGCGAGCGCGCCGGCGCCGACTGGGTCAAGACCAGCACCGGCTACGGCTTTGTCAAAGGGCCGGACGGCAAATACAGCTACCGCGGCGCCACCGAGCATGATTTGCGCCTGATGCGCGCCCATGTCTCGCCCGCCGTGCAAGTGAAAGCGGCCGGCGGCGTGCGGGACCTGGACACGCTTATGTTGGTGCGCGACTTGGGCTGCACCCGCTGCGGCGCCACCGCGTCGGCGGCCATGCTGGAGGAATACAAAAAGCGCGCGGCGGGCGAGGGGGCTGCCTCGGGCCAGGCCAGCCTGGGCAGCGGGGGTTATTGA
- a CDS encoding type IV pilus twitching motility protein PilT produces the protein MAKIDAFFNLLLEQKASDLHMSSGNPPMLRINGELHRVDFPALENDSLKAMLYEIAPEYKIKVFEETGDVDFGYEIPNVSRFRVNFFNQKNGIAAVFRQIPSKVLSFEDFEKLEAPLPPVLKKFCMLHKGLVLVTGPTGSGKSTTLAAMVDYANKNRRDHILTIEDPIEFVHESKGCLVNHREVGVHTKSFAAALRGALREDPDIILVGEMRDLETIELALTAASTGHLVFGTLHTQSAAKTVDRIIDVFPADQQNKIRATLSEALRGVVAQNLFKRIDRKGRVAALEILVFTTAVANLVREGKTHQIPGMIQVGKRIGNQPLDDAIMDHLKMKRISPDEAFEKCLDKKKFFPFLSPERQEEARANGDVE, from the coding sequence ATGGCCAAAATAGACGCCTTTTTTAATTTGCTCCTCGAACAGAAAGCCTCGGACCTCCACATGTCCTCCGGCAATCCGCCCATGCTGCGCATCAACGGCGAGCTGCACCGGGTGGACTTCCCGGCGCTGGAAAACGACTCGCTCAAGGCCATGCTCTATGAGATTGCGCCGGAGTACAAGATTAAGGTGTTCGAGGAAACCGGGGACGTGGACTTCGGCTACGAGATTCCCAATGTTTCGCGCTTCCGCGTCAATTTCTTCAACCAGAAAAATGGCATTGCCGCCGTATTCCGCCAGATTCCCAGCAAGGTGCTGTCGTTTGAGGATTTTGAGAAACTGGAGGCGCCGCTGCCGCCTGTGCTGAAGAAGTTTTGCATGTTGCACAAGGGCTTGGTGCTGGTGACCGGCCCCACCGGCTCCGGCAAGAGCACCACCCTGGCCGCGATGGTGGATTACGCGAATAAAAACCGGCGGGACCACATTCTGACCATTGAGGACCCCATCGAGTTCGTGCACGAGAGCAAGGGCTGCCTGGTGAATCACCGCGAGGTGGGGGTGCACACCAAGTCGTTTGCGGCCGCGCTGCGCGGCGCGCTGCGCGAGGACCCCGACATCATTCTGGTGGGCGAAATGCGCGACTTGGAAACCATCGAGCTGGCGCTCACCGCGGCCAGCACCGGCCATCTGGTCTTTGGCACGCTGCACACCCAGAGCGCGGCCAAGACGGTGGACCGCATCATTGACGTGTTTCCTGCCGACCAGCAGAACAAAATCCGCGCCACGCTGTCGGAAGCCCTGCGCGGGGTGGTGGCGCAAAACCTGTTCAAGCGCATTGACCGCAAGGGCCGCGTGGCGGCGCTGGAGATTCTGGTGTTCACCACCGCCGTGGCCAACCTGGTGCGCGAGGGCAAGACCCACCAGATTCCGGGCATGATTCAGGTGGGCAAGCGCATCGGCAACCAGCCCCTGGACGATGCCATCATGGACCATTTGAAAATGAAGCGCATCTCGCCGGACGAGGCCTTTGAGAAGTGTCTGGACAAGAAAAAGTTTTTCCCCTTCCTGTCGCCGGAACGGCAGGAGGAGGCGCGGGCCAATGGCGATGTGGAATAA